From Triticum urartu cultivar G1812 chromosome 2, Tu2.1, whole genome shotgun sequence, a single genomic window includes:
- the LOC125540340 gene encoding uncharacterized protein LOC125540340 yields the protein MAASDEQPQKDEHDMKDEQQAEKDEKQAEKEYADFEARVKRTIYIDHLSPLVTSQVIKASLAQCANVVNTEFIENYTIQYEIPAAALVEVDNVSQAQAAVDLMNNFPFMIGGMPRPVRAVFAKPEMFPDRPRKPGLKIEFSWVKQGDPGYDGMNKLKGLMRRQEAENMALIKNQLEEEKELAAQQQETLGASSTKYDMLENLVNNGEITKLAQHYKVKLGED from the exons ATGGCGGCATCTGACGAACAGCCTCAGAAGGACGAACATGATATGAAGGACGAACAACAGGCTGAGAAGGACGAAAAACAGGCTGAGAAGGAGTACGCTGATTTCGAGGCGAGGGTCAAGAGGACGATATACATCGACCACCTCTCCCCTCTGGTCACCAGCCAGGTTATCAAGGCGTCTCTCGCCCAGTGCGCCAACGTCGTCAACACGGAGTTCATCGAGAACTACACGATCCAGTACGAGATCCCCGCCGCTGCGTTGGTGGAGGTGGACAACGTGTCGCAGGCCCAGGCTGCTGTGGACCTGATGAACAACTTCCCTTTCATGATCGGCGGGATGCCCAGGCCTGTGAGGGCTGTCTTTGCAAAGCCCGAGATGTTTCCGGACCGCCCTAGGAAGCCTGGCTTGAAGATTGAGTTCAGCTGGGTAAAGCAAGGAGATCCGGGGTATGATGGGATGAATAAGCTCAAGGGCCTTATGAGGAGGCAAGAAGCAGAAAATATGGCACTCATCAAG AATCAATTGGAAGAGGAGAAGGAGCTGGCGGCGCAGCAGCAGGAAACCCTGGGAGCAAGCAGCACCAAGTACGACATGCTCGAGAACCTCGTGAACAACGGGGAAATCACTAAACTCGCTCAGCATTATAAGGTCAAGCTGGGAGAAGACTGA